The proteins below are encoded in one region of Paenibacillus sp. YYML68:
- a CDS encoding methyl-accepting chemotaxis protein, with translation MFKKLPLDNLRGRWQNLALGWKYGCALLLSILLFAGSTGIVFTSVQSIKKDIQLVEHVNNETFEIARSISLLDAIDVQAYEFMIFSSGERKQTLSKLVQELDQLLDQIEQSHSSNTDEIHATIAKLKQNNQANFNTFEKDLVFAVERNLKTDLVLARQQMTENKLENYGILLNLQGLLNEQRTKAIQNTYSNLTQTIIVLLFSFVLSTAIGLAITLSISRLIKRQMDQLIRISDRIADGDLTVEDMLHAGQDEIGKLSQSVYKMAENLRTIIIKMSGVSEQVSNQSAMMLRASNEVQIGSLQISQTMEQLAAGTEEQADSSTDIVNVIEGLNTKVLEANKENDTLTGASRDLMDMAKEGNSLMLSSKQKMEEINSIVRGSVDKVKTLDHKSKEISKLIEVIHDIAGQTNLLALNAAIEAARAGEAGRGFAVVASEIRKLSEQVGQSVVHITKIVKGIQDESRAVASSLETGYEQVEAGSHMVKVTSDTFQSINAEVIKVADGIRNVGSNLEQIAASSERIHSAVENIAAISEETAAGVEETSASAQQQHQSVEVISRYAQDLSKLTDDLNQMIASFKL, from the coding sequence ATGTTTAAAAAACTTCCGCTGGATAACCTACGTGGCCGATGGCAAAATCTCGCGCTTGGCTGGAAATACGGCTGTGCGCTTCTATTGTCCATCCTTCTATTTGCAGGCTCAACGGGCATCGTCTTCACTTCCGTCCAATCCATTAAGAAAGACATTCAGCTCGTAGAGCATGTCAACAACGAGACGTTTGAAATTGCAAGATCGATCTCTCTGCTTGACGCCATTGATGTGCAGGCCTATGAATTTATGATCTTCTCCAGCGGCGAGCGCAAGCAAACCTTGAGCAAGCTGGTCCAAGAGCTCGATCAGCTTCTCGATCAAATTGAGCAATCGCATAGTTCGAACACCGATGAAATTCATGCAACCATCGCTAAGCTGAAGCAAAATAACCAGGCAAATTTCAACACCTTCGAGAAGGATCTTGTATTTGCGGTTGAGCGCAATCTCAAGACAGACCTTGTGCTTGCCCGTCAACAGATGACGGAGAACAAGCTCGAAAATTATGGAATATTGCTCAACCTGCAGGGCCTGCTTAATGAGCAGCGCACAAAGGCCATACAAAATACATACAGCAATCTGACTCAAACGATCATCGTACTGCTATTCTCCTTCGTCCTGTCTACCGCAATAGGCCTAGCGATTACGTTGTCGATCTCACGCTTAATCAAGAGACAGATGGATCAGCTCATTCGCATTAGCGACCGTATCGCCGACGGGGACCTTACGGTAGAGGACATGCTGCATGCAGGTCAGGATGAGATCGGGAAACTCTCACAATCGGTCTATAAGATGGCAGAGAACTTACGCACTATTATTATCAAAATGTCAGGCGTCTCTGAGCAGGTCAGCAACCAAAGCGCCATGATGCTCCGAGCCTCAAACGAGGTGCAAATCGGAAGTCTCCAGATCTCGCAGACGATGGAGCAGCTGGCTGCCGGAACAGAGGAGCAAGCCGACTCCTCAACCGACATCGTTAACGTCATTGAAGGCTTGAACACGAAGGTGCTGGAGGCCAACAAGGAGAACGATACGTTAACCGGCGCCTCCCGTGACCTCATGGACATGGCCAAGGAAGGCAACAGCCTTATGCTCAGCTCCAAGCAAAAGATGGAGGAAATCAACAGCATCGTTCGCGGCTCCGTCGATAAAGTCAAAACGCTGGATCATAAATCGAAGGAAATTTCGAAGCTGATCGAGGTTATTCACGATATTGCGGGTCAAACGAACCTACTCGCGCTGAATGCAGCGATCGAAGCGGCCCGCGCTGGAGAGGCCGGACGAGGCTTCGCTGTAGTCGCTTCCGAAATTCGCAAGCTATCCGAGCAAGTTGGACAATCCGTCGTTCACATCACCAAAATTGTGAAAGGGATTCAAGACGAGTCCAGAGCCGTTGCCAGCTCGCTTGAAACCGGCTACGAGCAGGTCGAAGCCGGCAGTCATATGGTGAAGGTGACAAGCGATACGTTCCAGAGCATCAATGCTGAAGTCATTAAGGTCGCAGATGGCATCCGCAACGTAGGCAGCAATCTGGAGCAAATCGCCGCAAGCAGTGAACGGATTCATAGCGCTGTCGAAAATATCGCCGCCATCTCCGAGGAGACTGCAGCCGGCGTGGAAGAAACGTCCGCATCCGCCCAGCAGCAGCATCAATCGGTGGAGGTCATTTCCCGATATGCGCAGGATTTGTCCAAGCTTACTGACGATTTGAACCAGATGATCGCCTCCTTCAAGCTGTAG
- a CDS encoding C4-dicarboxylate TRAP transporter substrate-binding protein: protein MKKINKSMSALLALVLTASLTAACGQTKEAPQQAAKPDAATSGATKPEAKPQEAPSQKFVLNFGHVLSESDPYHAGYLSWAKNVSERTKGALEIKVYPNSQLGVEEDIIKQIKDGKSLGYNTDSARMSSFIPEMAVMNAPYFVDSLDEVIKLNDTPTVKAWKEKLEKEHKIKILSFNWVQGFRHMVMNKPAKTPEDLKGSRIRTPGAPIWQESIRAVGATPVALPFGEIYSGIQKGTIDGADNVYNSTLNSKLFEVTKYVNETKHILLINFAIVSADFFNSLPADYQQILMEESDKAAIETSKKIEQITGESKKKLIENGMKIVEVDMNAYKAAGEKAYEVLKLNDIRQQLYTEMGKK from the coding sequence ATGAAAAAAATAAACAAATCGATGAGCGCCCTATTAGCACTGGTCCTAACAGCATCCTTAACTGCAGCCTGCGGCCAAACGAAGGAGGCGCCGCAGCAAGCAGCGAAGCCGGATGCTGCTACGTCAGGTGCTACCAAGCCGGAAGCGAAGCCGCAAGAGGCACCAAGTCAAAAATTCGTCTTAAACTTCGGACACGTTCTCTCCGAATCTGACCCGTATCATGCGGGCTACCTAAGCTGGGCTAAGAACGTCTCGGAGCGCACCAAGGGAGCACTTGAAATTAAAGTGTACCCGAACTCCCAGCTAGGTGTGGAGGAAGACATTATTAAGCAGATCAAGGACGGCAAAAGCCTCGGCTATAACACAGACTCCGCACGTATGAGCAGCTTCATCCCGGAGATGGCCGTCATGAACGCGCCTTACTTCGTAGATAGCCTGGATGAGGTCATTAAGCTGAATGATACCCCTACCGTGAAGGCATGGAAGGAGAAGCTCGAGAAGGAGCACAAGATTAAGATCTTATCCTTCAACTGGGTGCAAGGCTTCCGTCACATGGTCATGAATAAGCCAGCCAAGACACCTGAGGACTTGAAGGGCTCCCGCATTCGTACACCTGGAGCTCCAATCTGGCAGGAATCGATTCGTGCCGTAGGTGCAACACCAGTTGCTCTTCCGTTCGGCGAAATTTACTCGGGCATTCAGAAGGGTACCATCGACGGGGCAGATAACGTATACAACAGCACGCTGAACAGTAAGCTGTTCGAGGTTACCAAATATGTGAATGAGACGAAGCACATTCTGCTCATCAACTTCGCGATCGTAAGCGCCGACTTCTTCAACAGCCTGCCTGCGGACTACCAGCAAATCTTAATGGAAGAAAGCGACAAGGCCGCGATCGAAACATCCAAGAAGATCGAGCAAATTACGGGCGAATCCAAAAAGAAGCTGATCGAAAATGGCATGAAAATCGTCGAGGTCGACATGAACGCTTACAAGGCGGCCGGTGAGAAGGCTTACGAGGTGCTGAAGCTGAACGACATTCGTCAGCAGCTGTATACGGAAATGGGTAAGAAGTAA
- the cas2 gene encoding CRISPR-associated endonuclease Cas2, giving the protein MLVLVTYDVSTVSSAGQRRLRQVAKTCLSYGQRVQNSVFECVIDPTQFAILKIKLLDIIDQEQDSLRFYQLGNNYKNKVEHIGAKEVFDLEGPLLL; this is encoded by the coding sequence CTGCTGGTATTAGTTACATACGATGTGAGCACTGTAAGCAGTGCAGGGCAAAGAAGGCTGAGGCAAGTTGCGAAGACTTGTCTGAGTTACGGTCAAAGAGTACAAAATTCAGTTTTTGAATGCGTGATCGATCCAACACAATTTGCTATATTAAAGATAAAGCTTCTAGACATTATCGATCAAGAGCAAGACAGTCTTCGGTTCTATCAGCTGGGAAATAACTATAAGAACAAGGTAGAGCACATTGGAGCGAAAGAAGTCTTTGACTTAGAAGGTCCATTGTTGTTGTAG
- the cas1c gene encoding type I-C CRISPR-associated endonuclease Cas1c: MKKLLNTLYITQPDTYLSLDGDNVVVLKDEEKLGRLPLHNLEAIITFGYTGASPALMGYCAERSISLVFFTAHGRFLARVIGESKGNVVLRKKQYKISEDEALSAKIARNFIVGKLYNHKWMIERMTRDYPLRIDVDQFKSISQQLSAAILDVRACEDLGRLRGLEGQAATSYYKLFDSMILQQKEDFYFHSRSRRPPLDYVNAMLSFAYSLLASDVAAALEGVGLDAYVGYLHRDRPGRASLALDVMEELRGVVADKFVLSLINKRIVNKDDFIKKENGAAIMRDEGRKKFLAAWQDKKQEKITHPYLGEKISWGLVPHAQALLLARYLRNDLDEYPPFLWK; this comes from the coding sequence ATGAAAAAGCTTCTTAATACGTTGTATATTACACAGCCCGATACGTATTTGTCGCTGGATGGCGATAATGTTGTCGTTCTGAAGGATGAAGAGAAGCTAGGGAGACTGCCGCTGCACAACTTGGAAGCGATCATTACGTTTGGTTATACGGGAGCAAGTCCTGCGTTAATGGGTTATTGCGCAGAGCGTAGCATTTCCCTTGTATTCTTCACTGCGCACGGTAGATTTCTTGCCCGAGTTATTGGGGAGAGCAAGGGAAATGTCGTTCTGCGAAAAAAACAGTATAAAATCTCGGAAGACGAAGCGCTGTCAGCGAAGATCGCACGAAACTTTATCGTAGGCAAGCTCTACAATCACAAGTGGATGATCGAAAGAATGACTAGAGATTATCCATTGCGTATCGATGTTGACCAGTTCAAATCGATTTCACAGCAGCTATCGGCTGCCATTCTCGATGTAAGAGCGTGCGAGGATTTGGGGCGATTAAGAGGCCTGGAAGGCCAAGCCGCTACTAGCTATTATAAGCTGTTTGATTCTATGATCCTGCAGCAGAAAGAGGACTTCTACTTTCATTCTCGTTCACGTCGACCTCCGTTGGATTACGTCAATGCGATGCTGTCGTTCGCCTACTCGTTGCTTGCGAGTGATGTGGCGGCTGCCTTAGAAGGCGTTGGCTTGGACGCTTACGTTGGATACTTACATCGAGATCGGCCAGGTCGCGCATCCTTGGCATTGGATGTTATGGAGGAGCTACGCGGAGTTGTGGCAGATAAGTTTGTGTTGTCGCTTATTAACAAGAGGATTGTAAATAAAGACGACTTCATCAAGAAAGAGAACGGCGCTGCTATCATGAGGGATGAAGGTAGGAAGAAGTTTTTAGCCGCTTGGCAGGATAAGAAGCAGGAGAAAATCACTCACCCTTATCTGGGGGAGAAGATCTCATGGGGCTTGGTTCCTCATGCACAAGCCTTACTGTTAGCTAGATATTTGCGTAATGATCTGGACGAGTATCCACCATTCTTGTGGAAGTAG
- the cas4 gene encoding CRISPR-associated protein Cas4 → MDYSEDYLLLSGIQHYQFCRRQWALIHIEQQWEENVKTIEGNHLHRNVDQPFTREKRGDKLTVRGMPVKSEELKITGICDVVEFIKDDRGVAISGAEGTYLAYPVEYKRGKPKMKDEDVLQLAAQALCLEEMLLCEVNVGYIFYNEIKHRIEVPITAALKSKVRLIVEEMHDYFIRRHTPKVKTGPYCQSCSLLHICLPELMSKQTVKSYLEGKIRE, encoded by the coding sequence ATGGATTATAGCGAAGATTATTTGTTGTTATCGGGTATACAGCACTATCAGTTTTGCAGGCGGCAGTGGGCGCTGATCCATATTGAACAGCAGTGGGAAGAGAACGTCAAGACAATTGAGGGTAATCACCTTCATCGGAACGTCGACCAACCGTTTACCAGGGAAAAACGGGGAGACAAGCTTACTGTTCGAGGGATGCCAGTAAAGTCCGAGGAACTGAAGATTACCGGAATTTGTGATGTTGTCGAGTTTATTAAAGATGACCGTGGCGTTGCAATCAGCGGAGCTGAGGGGACATATTTGGCTTATCCTGTTGAATATAAACGCGGTAAGCCCAAAATGAAGGATGAGGATGTGCTGCAATTAGCTGCACAAGCTCTCTGTCTGGAGGAAATGCTGCTATGCGAGGTCAACGTAGGCTATATATTTTATAACGAGATCAAGCATCGAATTGAAGTGCCAATTACCGCAGCACTTAAATCAAAGGTAAGGCTAATTGTAGAGGAAATGCATGACTATTTCATACGAAGACATACACCCAAGGTGAAAACTGGGCCCTACTGTCAAAGCTGTTCCCTTCTCCATATTTGCTTGCCGGAGCTTATGAGTAAACAGACCGTCAAAAGTTATCTTGAAGGGAAAATCAGGGAATGA
- the cas7c gene encoding type I-C CRISPR-associated protein Cas7/Csd2, with product MKPLDHKIDFAVVLSVSKANPNGDPLNGNRPRQNYDGYGEISDVALKRKIRNRLQDMGESIFVQSNDRKSDAFNSLRERADANPKLEKILKSKTVSSDDFSSIACQEWLDVRAFGQVFAFKGDKNGGVSVGVRGPVSIHTATSLDPIDITSMQITKSVNSEPGAARGSDTMGMKHRVDSGVYLFYGSINTQLAEKTGFSVEDAEKMKKALVSLFENDASSARPEGSMEVHTVYWWAHRSKMGQYSSAKVHRSLLVERLVEEPKAYTDYTFSVVPLEGLEVEIIHGL from the coding sequence ATGAAACCATTAGATCACAAAATTGATTTTGCAGTTGTATTGTCCGTAAGTAAGGCGAACCCAAACGGTGACCCACTGAATGGTAATCGTCCTCGTCAAAATTACGATGGATACGGTGAAATCTCGGATGTTGCTCTGAAGCGGAAGATTCGCAATCGTCTGCAGGATATGGGCGAATCGATCTTTGTTCAATCGAATGACCGGAAGTCGGATGCATTCAATAGCTTAAGAGAGCGGGCCGACGCGAATCCTAAGCTGGAGAAAATATTGAAGTCAAAGACGGTCTCGAGTGATGATTTTTCCAGCATCGCTTGTCAAGAATGGTTAGATGTCAGAGCATTCGGTCAAGTATTTGCATTCAAAGGAGATAAGAACGGCGGTGTCTCTGTCGGTGTCCGGGGGCCTGTATCTATCCACACCGCAACTAGTTTAGATCCAATCGATATTACGAGTATGCAAATTACGAAGAGCGTGAACTCGGAGCCGGGAGCTGCAAGAGGTTCGGATACGATGGGTATGAAGCATCGCGTAGATTCGGGGGTGTATCTGTTCTATGGAAGTATCAATACACAGTTGGCTGAGAAGACAGGGTTTTCAGTTGAAGATGCCGAGAAAATGAAGAAAGCGCTCGTCTCCTTGTTCGAGAACGATGCATCATCAGCTAGGCCCGAAGGAAGCATGGAAGTACACACTGTTTATTGGTGGGCGCATCGGTCCAAGATGGGCCAATATTCTTCGGCCAAGGTTCATCGATCGTTATTGGTGGAAAGACTTGTTGAAGAGCCTAAAGCTTATACGGACTATACGTTTTCAGTTGTGCCCTTGGAAGGCTTAGAAGTCGAGATCATTCATGGATTATAG
- the cas8c gene encoding type I-C CRISPR-associated protein Cas8c/Csd1: MSWLLNLYETYEANVDLVGEIEKKRNEQEFTLLPVSHTTQSAHIEVHITEDGEFHWASVIDKNDAITLIPCTENSSSRSGKGAVTMPYPLHDKLSFVAGDFAAYGGEIKKEEPFAYYIKQLEEWTNSPHATSKVKSIYTYVVKRRLIEDLVRHRILYTDTSNRLIDTWDKQAESLHGKKPPIYSVVNGEITSAFVRFNVYSPHKTLTKVWKDKEMYDSFIRFYNGQLGEEKLCYVSGRVLPATDKHANKIRNSGDKAKLISSNDTSGFTYRGRFNLSHEAASISYEVSQKAHNALKWLINRQGIIHDDRVFMVWANENPDIPGFCDDMYSIDPSAVIVQEKVSFTNKEYATEVAKALAGYKNRLSAPSNEKVRVNLLILDSATTGRMAVLHYRNMDIDFYLDRLVEWHSTCAWLHRYRKNDKNQFIQFYGAPATRDIAFAAYGPRANDKIVKGLMERMLPCIVDGRSIPSDIVNSAYHRASSPVSMDKWEWEKTLSITCALVNKVLSNRQEGFNVALDTKNNDRDYLFGRLLAVADVLERRALGDEERASNAIRYMNAFSRHPARTWKTIQDCLQPYQARLGTKATYLTKIIDEVASRIPIEQFNNKPLSGLYLLGYYSQRHELYPKKENTNSAEVNN; the protein is encoded by the coding sequence ATGAGCTGGCTATTGAATCTATATGAGACGTATGAAGCCAACGTGGACCTTGTTGGTGAGATTGAGAAGAAGAGGAACGAACAAGAATTCACGTTGCTTCCCGTCTCTCATACTACGCAAAGCGCGCATATCGAAGTGCACATCACAGAAGACGGAGAGTTCCATTGGGCGTCAGTCATAGACAAGAATGATGCCATTACGCTGATCCCATGTACAGAGAATTCCTCAAGCCGTTCAGGTAAAGGGGCGGTGACTATGCCCTATCCGCTGCATGATAAATTGAGCTTCGTGGCAGGAGACTTTGCAGCTTATGGCGGGGAGATTAAGAAAGAAGAGCCTTTCGCATATTACATCAAGCAACTGGAAGAATGGACGAACTCACCGCATGCGACCTCCAAAGTAAAGAGTATTTACACGTATGTGGTTAAGCGGCGTCTGATTGAAGATTTAGTTCGTCATCGAATTCTGTACACAGACACAAGTAATCGACTCATTGACACCTGGGATAAGCAAGCAGAGAGTCTGCACGGCAAAAAGCCGCCAATCTATAGTGTAGTCAATGGCGAGATTACGAGCGCATTCGTTCGGTTTAACGTGTATTCCCCCCATAAAACACTCACAAAGGTGTGGAAGGATAAGGAGATGTATGATTCCTTCATCCGATTCTACAACGGTCAGCTGGGTGAAGAGAAGCTTTGCTATGTGTCAGGAAGAGTGCTTCCTGCGACGGACAAGCATGCGAACAAAATCAGAAACTCAGGGGACAAGGCGAAATTGATCTCTTCCAATGATACGAGCGGCTTTACGTATCGGGGGCGATTCAATCTATCTCATGAAGCAGCAAGCATCAGCTATGAGGTGTCTCAGAAAGCCCATAATGCATTGAAGTGGCTCATTAATCGACAAGGAATCATTCATGATGATCGAGTGTTCATGGTATGGGCTAACGAGAATCCAGACATTCCAGGATTCTGTGACGATATGTACTCCATAGACCCGAGCGCCGTTATTGTACAAGAGAAGGTTTCGTTTACGAACAAGGAATATGCTACTGAAGTGGCCAAGGCATTAGCTGGATACAAGAATCGTCTCTCTGCACCATCTAATGAGAAGGTGAGAGTGAATCTGCTCATACTCGACTCAGCCACTACTGGTCGTATGGCCGTCCTGCATTATCGCAATATGGATATTGATTTTTACTTGGACAGGCTAGTGGAGTGGCATTCCACCTGTGCGTGGCTGCATCGGTATCGAAAGAATGATAAGAATCAGTTTATTCAATTTTACGGCGCACCTGCAACTAGGGACATCGCATTCGCTGCATACGGTCCAAGAGCAAACGACAAGATCGTCAAGGGTCTAATGGAGCGCATGCTACCCTGCATCGTCGATGGTCGCAGTATACCTTCAGATATTGTAAATAGCGCGTACCACCGTGCGTCAAGTCCTGTGTCGATGGATAAATGGGAATGGGAGAAGACGCTCAGCATTACATGCGCGCTGGTCAACAAAGTGCTCAGTAATAGACAGGAGGGATTCAATGTGGCATTAGATACAAAAAATAATGATCGTGACTATTTATTCGGTCGCTTGCTGGCAGTGGCCGATGTACTGGAAAGACGTGCGTTGGGTGATGAAGAACGAGCTAGTAACGCCATACGCTATATGAATGCTTTCTCGAGACATCCGGCTAGAACATGGAAAACGATACAAGATTGCTTGCAGCCGTATCAGGCTAGATTAGGGACGAAGGCAACCTACTTGACCAAGATTATTGATGAAGTGGCCTCACGTATTCCGATTGAACAGTTTAATAACAAGCCATTATCCGGATTGTATTTACTCGGCTACTATAGTCAACGTCATGAGCTATACCCGAAGAAAGAGAATACCAATTCAGCCGAAGTAAACAATTAA
- the cas5c gene encoding type I-C CRISPR-associated protein Cas5c codes for MRNSIEFVVYGDYALFTDPLTKLGGEKLSYQAPTYQAMKGIVESIYFKPTLIMVVDEIRVMKPIRMESKGVRPLEYGGGNSLANYTYLRDVLYQVRAHFEFNMHRPDLAYDHNEHKHHNIFKRALQAGGRRDIFLGTRECQAYVEPCVFGEGDGFYDSYGDIHLGTMVHGLNYPDETGRNQLEVRLWNPVMKDGIIKFITPEQCTNVRTIKDMRPKHFDHNTVVSAEELFAQLDEGGNP; via the coding sequence ATGCGAAATTCTATAGAGTTTGTCGTTTATGGTGATTATGCGCTCTTCACAGATCCGCTAACCAAGCTGGGCGGAGAGAAGTTGAGTTATCAAGCACCTACGTATCAGGCTATGAAGGGGATCGTGGAAAGTATTTACTTCAAGCCCACTCTGATTATGGTCGTCGACGAAATTCGCGTCATGAAGCCGATTCGGATGGAGTCCAAAGGAGTTCGCCCGCTGGAATATGGTGGAGGGAATTCTCTGGCTAATTACACGTATCTGAGAGACGTTTTGTATCAGGTTCGAGCTCATTTTGAATTTAACATGCATCGTCCAGACCTGGCTTATGACCATAATGAGCACAAGCACCATAACATATTCAAGCGTGCACTTCAGGCGGGAGGGCGAAGAGACATCTTCCTCGGAACGAGGGAATGCCAAGCGTATGTGGAGCCTTGTGTTTTTGGAGAAGGGGACGGATTCTACGATAGCTATGGCGATATTCATCTCGGTACTATGGTCCATGGTCTTAATTATCCGGATGAGACGGGTAGAAATCAGCTTGAAGTACGCTTGTGGAATCCTGTCATGAAGGATGGAATCATTAAGTTCATCACTCCTGAGCAGTGCACGAATGTTCGCACCATTAAGGACATGAGGCCGAAGCATTTTGACCACAACACAGTCGTATCTGCCGAGGAGCTATTCGCACAACTGGATGAGGGGGGGAATCCATGA
- the cas3 gene encoding CRISPR-associated helicase Cas3', with product MEYIAHIRERDEKIQTVEEHLIGVKKLAESYGDKLGIKHIAGLAGMLHDMGKYTNEFRAYILEAVNNPDAPPKRGSVDHSTAGGKLLYQLYHTGAPSRLEWILAEVVGNAILSHHSYLHDFLNQEQESPYLKRVLKDQNQLPEYERSKELFFDKVISEADFQQYVIRAIAELDAFLKTPFTGSGEQKLMFLTKLVFSMLIDADRTDTRIFEDNTSREPEQDRTQLFTMYYEKLMVELNKLNSQQTSNERINELRREMSNRCDQFAEESPGIYTLSIPTGGGKTFASLRYALKHAKRYGKRQIFYIVPFTTIIEQNAREVREILDDDVHILEHHSNVIEDVNDDDEHQDGIINTQHKLKLAKDNWDCPIVFTTMVQFLNVFFAKGSRNIRRLHRLCESVIIFDEVQKVPVPCVSLFNQALNFLKVYGRSTLILCTATQPRLDDVEHKLDLNANHEMIQDLDRIIEAFKRVEIVDQATDGSIDSERLAQFVFEKLEEVQSILVILNTKTVVRRLYLLMKEGDIPIYHLSTSMCAAHRNYILGQVKERLERKEKVICVSTQLIEAGVDVSFNCVIRSLAGLDSIAQAAGRCNRHGKEAVQQVYVIDHSEENLKQLREIQVGKKLTTQILLDLRRDQKLHGGHLLSVQAMNKYFMEFYEEFSSSLNYYVPKLEKDMTDLLTSNRKQSSYNQAYEHSKGEKLPLIIVNSYRMAAEHFQVIEDYTTSVIVPYGEEGREIIAQLNGRDSIDSLSKVLRKAQQYSINLSPYEKERLERNDGLVYLLDGKVCVLKETAYNQEYGVDLDNDSNPVSGII from the coding sequence ATGGAATACATAGCCCACATACGCGAACGGGACGAGAAGATTCAGACCGTAGAGGAGCACTTAATCGGAGTTAAGAAATTGGCGGAATCGTATGGGGACAAGCTGGGGATTAAGCACATAGCTGGTCTTGCGGGTATGCTTCATGACATGGGCAAATACACGAATGAATTCAGGGCATATATTCTTGAAGCCGTGAACAACCCTGATGCTCCGCCGAAAAGAGGAAGTGTCGACCATTCGACAGCTGGTGGTAAGCTCTTGTATCAGCTGTATCATACAGGAGCACCTTCCAGACTCGAATGGATTTTGGCTGAAGTTGTAGGAAATGCGATCTTATCGCATCATTCCTACCTTCATGATTTTTTGAATCAAGAGCAGGAGTCACCTTACTTGAAGCGAGTGCTCAAGGATCAGAATCAGTTGCCCGAATATGAGCGATCGAAGGAGCTATTTTTCGATAAAGTAATCAGTGAGGCGGATTTTCAGCAATACGTTATCCGTGCAATTGCAGAACTGGATGCTTTTTTGAAAACACCGTTTACAGGAAGCGGTGAACAGAAGCTAATGTTCCTAACCAAGCTTGTATTTAGCATGTTAATTGATGCCGACCGAACCGATACGAGAATATTTGAAGACAATACCAGCAGAGAACCGGAACAAGACCGCACACAGCTTTTTACGATGTATTATGAGAAGCTGATGGTCGAACTCAATAAGTTAAATTCTCAACAAACATCGAACGAACGAATTAATGAACTTCGGAGAGAGATGTCCAATCGGTGCGATCAGTTTGCGGAGGAATCACCCGGAATATATACGCTATCGATCCCCACAGGCGGAGGGAAGACGTTTGCTAGCCTAAGATACGCACTTAAACATGCTAAGCGGTATGGCAAGAGGCAAATATTTTACATTGTTCCATTCACAACGATTATTGAACAGAATGCTAGAGAGGTTCGAGAAATCTTAGATGACGATGTCCATATCTTAGAACACCACTCGAACGTCATCGAAGATGTTAACGATGATGATGAGCATCAGGATGGAATCATCAATACGCAGCACAAATTAAAGCTTGCGAAGGATAACTGGGACTGTCCGATCGTTTTTACTACGATGGTGCAGTTTTTGAATGTGTTTTTCGCTAAAGGGAGTCGGAATATTCGAAGGCTTCATCGATTATGTGAATCGGTTATTATTTTTGACGAGGTGCAGAAGGTTCCAGTCCCTTGTGTATCGCTATTTAATCAGGCACTGAATTTCTTGAAGGTTTACGGTCGGTCCACTCTCATTCTTTGTACGGCAACTCAACCTAGATTAGATGATGTCGAGCATAAGCTCGATCTGAACGCCAACCACGAAATGATTCAAGATCTGGATCGCATTATTGAAGCCTTCAAACGTGTGGAGATCGTGGATCAAGCAACGGATGGATCAATCGACAGTGAAAGGCTCGCTCAATTTGTCTTTGAGAAGCTGGAAGAAGTCCAGAGCATACTGGTCATATTGAACACGAAGACGGTGGTTCGAAGACTGTACCTTCTTATGAAGGAGGGAGATATTCCGATCTACCATTTAAGCACTTCCATGTGCGCGGCGCATCGGAATTATATTTTAGGACAAGTCAAGGAACGTCTGGAGAGAAAAGAAAAAGTAATTTGTGTGAGCACTCAACTGATTGAGGCGGGTGTCGATGTTAGCTTTAATTGTGTCATTCGCTCCTTGGCGGGACTCGACTCTATAGCACAAGCTGCAGGCCGATGTAATCGTCATGGGAAGGAGGCCGTTCAGCAGGTCTATGTCATCGATCATTCGGAGGAGAACCTGAAGCAACTTCGAGAGATACAGGTTGGTAAGAAATTGACAACGCAGATTCTCCTCGATCTCAGGAGAGACCAGAAGCTGCACGGAGGTCATTTGTTATCTGTTCAGGCTATGAACAAATATTTTATGGAGTTCTATGAAGAGTTCAGCTCCAGCTTAAATTATTATGTTCCGAAATTGGAGAAGGACATGACCGACTTGCTGACGTCCAATCGGAAACAAAGCTCGTATAACCAAGCCTATGAGCACAGTAAAGGGGAGAAGCTGCCGCTGATTATAGTAAATAGCTATCGGATGGCTGCAGAGCATTTTCAAGTGATCGAGGACTATACGACCTCCGTAATCGTTCCTTATGGTGAGGAAGGCCGAGAGATCATTGCACAGCTGAACGGACGTGATTCAATCGATAGCTTGTCCAAGGTGCTGCGCAAGGCTCAGCAGTATTCGATTAATCTGTCTCCTTACGAGAAAGAGAGGCTGGAGAGAAATGATGGACTGGTCTACCTGCTGGATGGCAAAGTATGTGTGCTCAAGGAGACGGCCTACAACCAAGAATACGGAGTCGATCTCGACAATGACAGTAATCCTGTATCGGGAATAATCTAA